A stretch of Lathyrus oleraceus cultivar Zhongwan6 chromosome 6, CAAS_Psat_ZW6_1.0, whole genome shotgun sequence DNA encodes these proteins:
- the LOC127097336 gene encoding protein NRT1/ PTR FAMILY 1.2, whose translation MENTVQEKEPLISITKAKGGFRTLPFIIANQAFEKMSSYGIMLNMVLYFTRHYGMQTAKATNIILLWSAASYFTPVLAAFLADSYFGRFTIIAFGSFLTLLGMLLFWLTAIIPNLSPCDQLTMICNSPTTSQLAFLYFSLCLMAIGAGGVRASSLAFGVDQLNKKERDEGIIERYFNWSFALTGAALLIGMTVLVYIQENFGWIVGFGVPVVLMFISTLSFFLASSLYVKVEPKGNVISECARVVAASYRNRNLNLPSPNVSNDGMYYYDKDSEMLMPSDKLRFLNKACLIQNPQQDFTQDGRLKSQWSLCTIDQVEAFKSMIKIIPIWITGMIMSINFSQGAFSVLEASIMNRRITSNFEIPAASMSTFMALSTVFWLVLYDRVIVTSASKLRGSPTRLRAKQKMGIGLIATCLSASSLAIVEGKRRKMAIDEGFIDFPQGVVKMSVMWLLPRQFFDGLAEAFNGVGQNEFYICELPQSMSSIASTLSGLGLSCGSVLASLILSVVESVTKGEGKESWVSSNINKGHYDYYYWIIFGFMLVNFMGYVYLTKVYGPCKGEENVGVEEGN comes from the exons ATGGAAAATACAGTGCAAGAAAAAGAGCCTCTGATTTCCATTACAAAGGCAAAGGGTGGTTTCAGAACCTTACCCTTCATCATAG CAAACCAGGCGTTTGAGAAAATGTCTAGCTATGGAATAATGCTAAACATGGTTCTGTATTTTACTAGACATTATGGCATGCAAACTGCTAAAGCTACCAATATTATCCTCCTATGGTCTGCAGCTAGTTATTTCACACCAGTTCTTGCTGCTTTTCTTGCTGATTCTTACTTTGGTCGTTTCACTATCATTGCCTTTGGATCTTTTCTCACTTTACTC GGAATGCTACTTTTTTGGCTAACTGCTATAATTCCAAACCTAAGTCCATGTGATCAATTAACTATGATCTGCAACTCTCCAACAACATCACAACTTGCATTCTTATACTTTTCTCTATGCCTAATGGCCATTGGAGCTGGTGGTGTAAGAGCCTCTTCCTTAGCCTTTGGAGTTGACCAACTaaacaagaaagaaagagatgaaggAATCATAGAGCGATACTTTAATTGGAGCTTTGCTTTAACAGGAGCTGCACTCTTAATTGGAATGACCGTTTTGGTTTATATTCAAGAAAATTTTGGGTGGATTGTTGGATTTGGTGTTCCTGTTGTTCTTATGTTTATATCCACACTATCTTTCTTTTTAGCTTCTTCACTTTATGTTAAGGTTGAACCTAAAGGGAATGTGATTAGCGAGTGTGCTCGAGTCGTTGCCGCGTCTTACAGAAACAGAAACCTCAACTTACCATCGCCAAATGTCTCGAATGATGGCATGTACTATTATGATAAGGATTCGGAAATGCTTATGCCGAGCGATAAACTAAG GTTTTTGAACAAAGCATGCCTTATACAAAATCCACAACAAGATTTTACACAAGATGGAAGACTCAAAAGCCAATGGAGCCTTTGCACAATAGATCAAGTAGAAGCATTCAAATCAATGATAAAGATCATTCCAATTTGGATAACAGGAATGATAATGTCTATAAATTTTAGCCAAGGAGCATTTTCTGTATTAGAAGCATCCATCATGAACCGCCGCATAACTTCAAACTTCGAAATCCCCGCAGCTTCAATGTCAACATTCATGGCTCTCTCCACAGTATTTTGGCTCGTCCTCTATGACCGTGTTATAGTCACTTCAGCTTCAAAACTAAGAGGTTCGCCGACACGTTTACGAGCAAAACAGAAAATGGGAATCGGACTAATAGCAACATGTTTATCAGCATCTTCATTGGCAATTGTTGAAGGCAAAAGAAGAAAAATGGCAATAGATGAAGGGTTCATAGATTTTCCACAAGGTGTTGTGAAAATGTCAGTTATGTGGCTATTACCAAGACAATTTTTTGATGGTTTAGCTGAAGCTTTTAATGGTGTTGGACAAAATGAGTTTTATATATGTGAGTTACCTCAATCTATGTCTAGTATTGCATCAACACTTTCTGGTTTAGGTTTGTCATGTGGAAGTGTTTTGGCTAGTTTGATTTTGAGTGTTGTTGAAAGTGTTACTAAAGGTGAGGGAAAGGAAAGTTGGGTTTCTAGTAACATAAATAAGGGACATTATGATTACTATTACTGGATTATTTTTGGATTCATGTTGGTTAATTTTATGGGTTATGTTTATTTGACTAAGGTTTATGGACCTTGTAAGGGTGAAGAAAATGTTGGTGTAGAAGAAGGAAATTAG